A DNA window from Verrucomicrobiia bacterium contains the following coding sequences:
- a CDS encoding glycosyltransferase family 39 protein, with amino-acid sequence MTSQFSTRGWLIVLVCAALLLRLGLAVKTGLNTPPTKLGSDEDEYDTCAWNLAQGKGYRGPSPGFGRDNLTAYRVPGTSLIWAGLYKVFGRRYGVIRLFDCLVGVLTVLIIYSIGKHAFSERIGLFASAIYSLWPMAIFYSAQLLSETLATFWFLAYVAASLWFAERPTLNRAGVAGLLLGLAMLTKGGFVIMIPFAVVWAVWQFWARRPAIFLALAIPLISLLTLTPWIVRNYRVFGEFIPLATEGGDTLLGGNNSVVAYNPEYYGHQIFPTLIPEYRDAFVSCSTEVERDHLAVNLAVRWLKDHPDRWCYLIQAKLRRSMTPFLHGSNSTFARVTMLATWGPVLVLFLPAFFLTLVPFVRNRQPGWLLHLAILHLEATCVVFSGIVRFRFPIEGLCIIFACVSALWLWDRLRGVHVVNA; translated from the coding sequence CGCCGCCGACCAAACTTGGATCGGATGAGGATGAATATGACACCTGCGCCTGGAACCTGGCACAAGGAAAGGGCTATCGCGGTCCCAGCCCGGGTTTTGGACGGGATAACCTTACCGCCTATCGAGTACCGGGAACGTCGTTGATTTGGGCGGGACTATACAAGGTCTTTGGCCGCCGGTACGGCGTCATCCGTCTTTTCGATTGTCTGGTGGGCGTGCTGACGGTCCTGATAATTTACAGCATCGGCAAACACGCGTTTTCAGAGAGAATCGGCTTGTTCGCATCAGCGATATATTCCCTGTGGCCAATGGCGATCTTCTACTCGGCACAGTTGCTCTCTGAGACCCTGGCAACATTTTGGTTTCTGGCGTATGTGGCCGCCAGTCTTTGGTTCGCGGAGAGACCCACGCTGAATCGTGCCGGCGTAGCAGGATTGCTGTTGGGACTTGCGATGCTCACCAAAGGCGGCTTCGTTATCATGATTCCCTTTGCGGTCGTTTGGGCCGTTTGGCAGTTTTGGGCCAGGAGACCCGCGATCTTCCTTGCCTTGGCGATTCCGTTGATCTCACTGCTGACCTTGACTCCGTGGATCGTCCGCAATTACCGGGTCTTCGGCGAGTTCATCCCGTTGGCCACCGAAGGCGGCGACACGTTGCTGGGTGGCAACAATTCCGTGGTCGCTTACAATCCGGAATACTATGGACACCAAATCTTCCCCACGCTGATTCCCGAGTATCGCGATGCTTTCGTTTCGTGCTCCACCGAGGTCGAACGGGATCATCTGGCGGTCAACCTGGCCGTCCGCTGGCTCAAGGATCACCCCGACCGGTGGTGTTACCTGATCCAGGCGAAACTGCGCCGGTCAATGACGCCGTTCCTGCACGGGAGCAATTCGACGTTCGCTCGAGTTACCATGCTGGCAACCTGGGGACCGGTACTGGTCCTGTTCTTGCCCGCTTTCTTCCTGACTCTGGTCCCTTTCGTCCGCAACCGCCAGCCGGGATGGCTGCTTCATCTGGCGATACTGCACCTTGAGGCAACCTGCGTGGTTTTTTCCGGTATTGTCCGTTTTCGTTTTCCTATCGAGGGACTGTGCATCATTTTTGCCTGTGTCAGCGCGCTTTGGTTGTGGGACAGACTGCGAGGGGTACATGTTGTCAACGCTTGA